In Streptomyces sp. NBC_00483, a single window of DNA contains:
- a CDS encoding AbgT family transporter, with protein MTTQAPAPEKAPTRRGFIDKAMSGIERVGNKLPHPVLLFLGLFVLVGAVSTALAAAGATVRIPGEDKTVAVQGVFTGDGVVWLLENFIPNFTGFPSLGTVLLMMAAVGVAERTGLLETVVRASISRAPGWLLPYLVAFVAAQAHLMSDVAILVIPPLAALVFKNAGRNPVAGLIGGFACVCAGYAAGFTIGALDALYTGITHQAAQVLPQGADAPTHILINYFYTASASVVLALIGGFLISRVLEPRLPQPTAADDTDGAGNAVTTEVTDLQRRGMLRAGLAVLAYAAVVITCWLLPGSPLRGEGGALVPSPVLDGIVPLLFLAFLLAGAVYGRTVKAVTRFEDVPRMMADAITGMSAYIVLILVIAQVIGVFDWTNLGTLLAVKGAALLESVGLTGYLGLVAFVLLVCVLNLFITSGSALWSLVAPVFVPAFMLLHMEPAVTQAAFRIGDSATQMITPLNPYVFLLLTVLKRYEPEAQLGSLLSRLSVFVVPFLVAWLAVLGIFYGFDIPLGPGASISTP; from the coding sequence ATGACGACACAGGCGCCGGCACCCGAGAAGGCCCCCACCAGACGGGGGTTCATCGACAAGGCCATGTCCGGCATCGAGCGGGTGGGCAACAAGCTGCCCCACCCGGTCCTCCTCTTCCTCGGTCTGTTCGTCCTCGTGGGCGCCGTCTCCACGGCGCTCGCGGCGGCGGGCGCGACGGTGCGCATACCCGGCGAGGACAAGACGGTCGCGGTGCAGGGGGTGTTCACCGGGGACGGCGTGGTCTGGCTCCTGGAGAACTTCATCCCCAACTTCACGGGCTTCCCGTCGCTCGGCACGGTGCTGCTGATGATGGCGGCGGTGGGCGTGGCCGAACGCACCGGCCTCCTGGAGACGGTGGTCCGTGCCTCGATCTCCCGCGCCCCCGGGTGGCTCCTCCCCTACCTGGTCGCCTTCGTGGCGGCGCAGGCCCACTTGATGAGCGACGTGGCGATCCTGGTGATCCCGCCGCTGGCCGCGCTGGTGTTCAAGAACGCGGGCCGCAACCCGGTCGCGGGCCTGATCGGCGGCTTCGCCTGCGTGTGCGCGGGGTACGCGGCGGGCTTCACGATCGGCGCCCTCGACGCCCTCTACACGGGCATCACCCATCAGGCCGCGCAGGTACTCCCGCAGGGCGCGGACGCCCCGACACACATCCTGATCAACTACTTCTACACGGCGTCCGCGAGCGTCGTCCTCGCCCTCATCGGCGGCTTCCTCATCTCGCGGGTCCTGGAGCCGCGACTGCCGCAGCCGACCGCGGCCGATGACACCGACGGCGCGGGGAACGCGGTGACTACAGAGGTCACCGACCTCCAACGCCGCGGCATGCTCCGCGCCGGACTCGCGGTCCTCGCCTACGCCGCCGTGGTCATCACCTGCTGGCTGCTGCCCGGCTCCCCGCTGCGCGGCGAAGGCGGGGCGCTGGTCCCCTCCCCGGTCCTGGACGGCATCGTCCCGCTCCTCTTCCTGGCGTTCCTCCTGGCCGGCGCGGTCTACGGCCGTACGGTCAAGGCGGTGACGCGCTTCGAGGACGTGCCGCGCATGATGGCCGACGCGATCACGGGCATGTCCGCGTACATCGTGCTGATCCTGGTCATCGCGCAGGTCATCGGCGTCTTCGACTGGACGAACCTGGGCACGCTGCTGGCCGTGAAGGGCGCGGCGCTGCTCGAATCGGTGGGCCTGACGGGCTACTTGGGCCTGGTGGCCTTCGTCCTGCTGGTGTGCGTACTGAACCTGTTCATCACGTCGGGCTCGGCGCTGTGGTCCTTGGTGGCCCCGGTCTTCGTCCCGGCCTTCATGCTGCTCCACATGGAACCGGCGGTCACCCAGGCGGCGTTCCGCATCGGTGACTCGGCCACCCAGATGATCACGCCGCTGAACCCCTACGTCTTCCTGCTCCTGACGGTCCTCAAACGCTACGAGCCGGAGGCCCAACTGGGCTCCCTGCTCTCGCGGTTGTCGGTTTTCGTGGTGCCGTTCCTGGTGGCGTGGCTGGCCGTGCTCGGCATCTTCTACGGCTTCGACATACCGCTGGGGCCGGGGGCGTCGATCAGCACGCCCTGA
- a CDS encoding HpcH/HpaI aldolase family protein gives MAPGRTSAEFTAALRNREQLIGYWSLLDSPVAAERLARVGYDYLAFDAQHGLFGYQGMLNNLLATDTKGSTAVGMVRVEANDLTYIGKALDAGATAVIVPLIDTAQDAADAVAAVRYPPLGRRSYGPMRAQLRVGPNPADTHDATAVLAMIETADGLANVEEICSTPGLDGIYVGPSDLRLAIGGATSSDPSVQDEFEQALIRVRKAAEDAGIAAGIHNADGASAARRLAEGFTFATVAADVVHLQQIATSHLDAARGGAH, from the coding sequence ATGGCCCCCGGTCGCACCTCCGCCGAGTTCACCGCCGCGCTGCGCAACCGCGAACAGCTCATCGGCTACTGGTCGTTGCTCGACTCCCCCGTCGCCGCCGAGCGCCTCGCCCGCGTCGGCTACGACTACCTCGCCTTCGACGCCCAGCACGGCCTCTTCGGCTACCAGGGCATGCTGAACAACCTCCTCGCCACCGACACCAAGGGCTCCACGGCCGTCGGGATGGTGCGCGTCGAGGCCAACGACCTCACGTACATCGGCAAGGCCCTCGACGCGGGCGCGACCGCCGTCATCGTGCCGCTGATCGACACCGCGCAGGACGCCGCCGACGCCGTGGCCGCCGTGCGCTACCCGCCGCTCGGCCGCCGCAGCTACGGGCCGATGCGCGCCCAGCTCCGCGTCGGCCCGAACCCGGCCGACACGCACGACGCGACCGCCGTTCTCGCGATGATCGAGACGGCCGACGGGCTCGCCAACGTCGAGGAGATCTGCTCGACGCCCGGACTCGACGGCATCTACGTCGGCCCCTCCGACCTGCGCCTCGCCATCGGCGGCGCGACGTCGTCCGACCCGTCCGTGCAGGACGAGTTCGAGCAGGCCCTGATCCGCGTACGGAAGGCGGCGGAGGACGCGGGCATCGCCGCCGGCATCCACAACGCCGACGGCGCGAGCGCGGCCCGCCGCCTCGCGGAGGGCTTCACGTTCGCCACGGTGGCCGCCGACGTCGTCCACCTCCAGCAGATCGCCACGTCCCACCTGGACGCGGCCCGCGGCGGCGCGCACTGA
- a CDS encoding DeoR/GlpR family DNA-binding transcription regulator: protein MSSPSSQPPGSPPPTSQAQGSRARRDRIVDLATTTGLANVEELSQLFEVTPSTIRRDLARLTAEGRLARTYGGAMALSAHPEASLRQRTGEAYDEKRAIAQWAARAVEPGETLLLDAGTTVGALAHELRAIKELTIATTGLTALHALADAEGVHVECLGGTLRPLSQGFVGPLTEAALERMSFDRVFLGADGVTVDRGICEADLRQTRLKELMARRADHVYVLAHGSKLGRAPFHAWATLKEGWTLVTDASAPAEQVRAFEARGVRVEVAGSG from the coding sequence ATGTCGTCACCGAGCTCCCAGCCGCCCGGCTCTCCGCCGCCCACCTCCCAGGCGCAGGGCTCCCGGGCCCGCCGGGACCGCATCGTCGACCTGGCCACCACCACAGGACTCGCCAACGTCGAGGAACTCTCCCAGCTCTTCGAGGTCACCCCGTCCACCATCCGCCGCGACCTCGCACGCCTCACAGCGGAGGGCCGGCTCGCCCGTACCTACGGCGGCGCGATGGCCCTGTCCGCGCACCCCGAGGCCTCGCTGCGGCAGCGCACGGGGGAGGCGTACGACGAGAAGCGTGCCATCGCGCAGTGGGCGGCGCGCGCGGTGGAGCCGGGCGAGACGCTGCTCCTCGACGCCGGTACGACGGTCGGCGCGCTCGCCCATGAGCTGCGCGCCATCAAGGAGTTGACCATCGCGACGACGGGCCTGACCGCGCTGCACGCGCTCGCCGACGCGGAGGGCGTGCACGTCGAATGCCTCGGCGGCACGCTGCGCCCGCTCAGCCAGGGGTTCGTGGGTCCGCTCACCGAGGCCGCCCTGGAGCGGATGTCGTTCGACCGCGTCTTCCTCGGTGCCGACGGCGTCACGGTCGACCGCGGCATCTGCGAGGCGGACCTGCGCCAGACCCGCCTCAAGGAGCTCATGGCCCGCAGGGCCGACCACGTCTACGTCCTCGCCCACGGCAGCAAGCTGGGCCGCGCCCCGTTCCACGCGTGGGCGACGCTGAAGGAGGGCTGGACCCTGGTGACCGACGCGTCGGCGCCGGCGGAGCAGGTCAGAGCGTTCGAGGCGCGCGGGGTGCGGGTGGAGGTCGCGGGAAGCGGGTGA
- a CDS encoding aldo/keto reductase: MTPGIQLPHAPVPLSRLVLGTMTFGDTADRATAAAMLDAALDAGITGVDTANGYAGSDSERILAELLPGRRDKVVLATKAGIPHPDQGEHAPLSAEGLRAALDGSLRRLGTDHVDLFYLHQPDRATPLSETLDTVAEFVKAGKVRALGVSNYAAWQIAELNRVADEVSAPRPVVAQQLHNLLARRIEEEYVEFAAETGLHTMVYNPLGGGLLTGRHTFEQAPEEGRFGDSKVAAMYRQRYWNEDLFRAVGDLTRIASDAGLPLTDLSLRWLLSRPSTDALLLGGSKVDHLRANIAAAAQGRLPEDVLTACDEVGARLRGPMPAYNR; this comes from the coding sequence GTGACCCCCGGCATCCAACTCCCGCACGCCCCCGTCCCGTTGTCCCGCCTCGTCCTCGGCACCATGACCTTCGGCGACACCGCGGACCGCGCGACGGCCGCCGCGATGCTGGACGCCGCACTCGACGCGGGCATCACGGGCGTGGACACCGCCAACGGCTACGCGGGCAGCGACAGCGAGCGCATCCTCGCCGAACTGCTGCCAGGACGCCGCGACAAGGTCGTGCTCGCGACGAAGGCCGGCATCCCGCACCCCGACCAGGGCGAGCACGCGCCACTGTCCGCCGAGGGCCTGCGCGCCGCGCTCGACGGCAGCCTCCGCCGCCTGGGCACGGACCACGTGGACCTCTTCTACCTGCACCAGCCGGACCGTGCGACGCCGCTCTCCGAAACCCTCGACACCGTCGCCGAGTTCGTGAAGGCCGGCAAGGTGCGCGCGCTCGGCGTCTCCAACTACGCGGCCTGGCAGATCGCCGAACTGAACCGGGTGGCCGACGAGGTGAGCGCCCCGCGCCCCGTTGTCGCGCAGCAGCTGCACAACCTGCTCGCGCGCCGCATCGAGGAGGAGTACGTCGAGTTCGCCGCGGAGACCGGGCTGCACACCATGGTCTACAACCCGCTCGGCGGCGGCCTCCTCACCGGCCGACACACCTTCGAACAGGCCCCGGAGGAGGGCCGGTTCGGTGACTCCAAGGTCGCGGCGATGTACCGGCAGCGGTACTGGAACGAGGACCTGTTCCGCGCGGTGGGCGATCTGACCCGGATCGCGTCCGACGCGGGACTGCCGCTCACCGACCTGTCCCTGCGTTGGCTACTCTCCCGCCCTTCCACCGATGCCCTGCTGCTCGGCGGCTCCAAGGTCGACCACCTCAGGGCCAATATCGCGGCCGCGGCCCAGGGCCGGCTGCCGGAGGACGTGTTGACCGCCTGCGACGAGGTCGGCGCCCGACTGCGCGGCCCGATGCCCGCCTACAACCGCTGA
- a CDS encoding four-carbon acid sugar kinase family protein: MASSPPLPAVLALADDLSGAAEVARALGGPVRLCLTTPTGGAAAGAHDLVVDLNTRHLPPADAADAVRSALGSGRSGAPGAAGPGALVFGGPDAYGLLYKKIDSQLRGNVAAEAVAYAEGAEALVVAPALPAARRTVTGGVVHVDGVPLHETNGWRAERATPPRSVAEAFSGLPVRTIPLEVVRSGLPHLEAELKSVVASGAHPAPDAETDADLDAIVAAALRLGPGLRLLGSGGLAGALGRALARPAVPAPAPQPARAATPLLVVAGTAEPGVVRQIAHLTALGMRHLPIAPAELMAGAVEVRAGAVEVRAGAVEVRAGDAPVDTVLSIDGSAGLHPGGGRALSAALAALTTAWPGRPDLVLTGGETARATLDALGVRELEPVDEIHHGAVHSRTPDGRSVVTRPGSYGAEDSLLRIATALRPHLAATPAAG; the protein is encoded by the coding sequence GTGGCTTCGTCGCCCCCGCTCCCCGCTGTGCTCGCGCTCGCGGACGACCTGTCCGGCGCGGCCGAGGTCGCCCGTGCGCTCGGCGGCCCGGTGCGCCTGTGCCTCACCACTCCGACCGGCGGTGCCGCGGCCGGGGCGCACGACCTCGTCGTGGACCTGAACACACGGCATCTGCCACCTGCCGATGCGGCGGATGCCGTGCGTTCGGCCCTGGGCTCCGGGCGTTCCGGCGCTCCGGGCGCTGCGGGCCCCGGCGCTCTGGTCTTCGGGGGTCCTGACGCGTACGGGCTGCTCTACAAGAAGATCGATTCGCAGCTGCGCGGCAACGTCGCCGCAGAGGCCGTGGCGTACGCCGAGGGTGCCGAGGCCCTCGTCGTCGCGCCCGCGCTGCCCGCCGCCCGGCGCACCGTGACGGGTGGTGTCGTGCACGTGGACGGGGTGCCGCTGCACGAAACGAACGGCTGGCGCGCGGAACGCGCAACGCCGCCGCGATCGGTGGCGGAGGCGTTCTCGGGGCTGCCGGTGCGGACGATCCCGTTGGAGGTCGTACGCTCCGGACTCCCGCACCTCGAAGCTGAGTTGAAGAGTGTGGTGGCCTCCGGTGCCCACCCGGCCCCGGACGCCGAGACCGACGCCGACCTCGACGCCATCGTGGCGGCCGCCCTGCGTCTGGGTCCCGGGCTCCGGCTGCTCGGCAGCGGAGGCTTGGCGGGTGCACTCGGCCGGGCGCTCGCGCGGCCCGCCGTGCCCGCGCCCGCACCGCAGCCCGCGCGTGCCGCCACCCCGCTGCTCGTGGTGGCGGGAACGGCGGAACCGGGGGTGGTGCGGCAGATCGCGCACCTCACGGCGCTCGGCATGCGCCATCTTCCCATCGCCCCGGCGGAGTTGATGGCCGGAGCGGTGGAGGTGCGGGCGGGTGCGGTGGAGGTGCGGGCCGGTGCGGTGGAGGTGCGCGCGGGCGACGCGCCGGTGGACACCGTCCTGTCCATCGACGGCTCGGCGGGACTCCACCCCGGCGGCGGACGCGCGCTCAGCGCGGCCCTCGCCGCGCTCACCACCGCCTGGCCCGGCCGCCCCGACCTCGTCCTCACCGGCGGCGAGACCGCACGAGCCACACTGGACGCCCTGGGCGTACGAGAGTTGGAGCCGGTCGACGAGATCCACCACGGCGCCGTCCACTCCCGCACCCCCGACGGCCGCAGCGTCGTGACCCGCCCCGGCAGTTACGGCGCCGAGGACTCGCTCCTCCGCATCGCGACGGCCCTGCGCCCGCACCTGGCAGCCACCCCGGCGGCGGGCTGA
- a CDS encoding phosphoglycerate dehydrogenase — MPTTLITTPTFARHSARPWQILESAGAGPLRPREDAALPGAELLKFAAEADALIVGMDPITAEVMDAAPRLKVIAKHGVGVDTIDLDAARDRGIPVVCAPGSNSRAVAEYTFGLLLSAARSLTASHVAVSLGDWPKLFGPELHGRTLGIVGFGRIGRLLAGYARAFGMSVLAHDPYVPDDTIRALDAEPARLDALLARADAISLHTPPDPSGAPLLDRARLESMKRGAILVNAARGGLIDETALAELLGTDHLGAAALDAFTTEPLPADHPLRGAPRTLLTSHMAACTPEANRTMGAMVAEDVVRVLAGEPAHHEAT; from the coding sequence ATGCCGACGACGCTCATCACCACACCCACCTTCGCCCGGCACTCCGCCCGCCCGTGGCAGATCCTGGAGTCGGCGGGCGCGGGTCCGCTGCGCCCGCGCGAGGACGCGGCGCTGCCGGGAGCCGAGCTGCTGAAATTCGCCGCCGAGGCGGACGCCCTGATCGTCGGCATGGACCCGATCACCGCCGAAGTCATGGACGCCGCACCGCGGTTGAAGGTGATCGCCAAGCACGGCGTGGGCGTCGACACCATCGACCTGGACGCCGCCCGCGACCGAGGCATCCCCGTGGTGTGCGCGCCCGGCAGCAACTCCCGTGCCGTCGCCGAGTACACCTTCGGCCTGCTGCTGTCCGCGGCCCGCTCGCTCACCGCCTCCCATGTCGCGGTGTCACTCGGCGACTGGCCGAAGCTGTTCGGCCCCGAGCTGCACGGCAGGACGCTGGGCATCGTCGGATTCGGCCGGATCGGTCGGCTGCTCGCCGGTTACGCGCGGGCCTTCGGCATGTCGGTCTTGGCCCACGACCCCTACGTACCGGACGACACCATCCGAGCACTCGACGCCGAACCGGCGCGCCTGGACGCCCTGTTGGCGCGCGCCGACGCCATCAGCCTGCACACCCCACCGGACCCGTCCGGCGCCCCGCTCCTCGACCGGGCCCGCCTGGAGTCCATGAAGCGCGGCGCCATCCTGGTCAACGCCGCGCGCGGCGGCCTGATCGACGAGACGGCACTCGCCGAGCTGTTGGGCACCGACCACCTCGGCGCGGCCGCCCTCGACGCGTTCACCACGGAACCGCTCCCCGCCGATCACCCCTTGCGCGGGGCGCCCCGCACGCTGCTGACCTCGCACATGGCGGCCTGCACCCCCGAGGCGAACCGGACGATGGGCGCGATGGTCGCGGAGGACGTGGTGCGCGTCCTCGCGGGCGAGCCGGCACACCACGAAGCCACCTGA
- a CDS encoding lamin tail domain-containing protein — translation MRYRYALPAVFAAAALAAAVTPAQAAEYSSALKIRGVQYNAPGPDSNRCSGGNTKNEYLTIKNYSRTATVNLKGYLVKDATGNRFKFTASHSLQPGDYVKLRGGNGSDSDAKNVVYRDNCNFMWNNDKDTIYLYKPSGPRSDVHSYKASTNDRDRNGYIAYHG, via the coding sequence ATGCGCTACCGCTACGCCCTGCCCGCCGTCTTCGCCGCCGCCGCGCTCGCCGCGGCCGTGACGCCCGCGCAGGCCGCCGAGTACTCATCGGCCCTGAAGATCCGGGGCGTTCAGTACAACGCCCCGGGCCCGGACTCCAACCGCTGCTCGGGCGGCAACACCAAGAACGAGTACCTGACCATCAAGAACTACTCGCGGACCGCGACGGTGAACCTCAAGGGGTACCTCGTGAAGGACGCCACGGGGAACCGCTTCAAGTTCACCGCGAGCCACTCCCTGCAGCCCGGTGACTACGTCAAGCTGCGCGGCGGCAACGGCAGCGACTCCGACGCGAAGAACGTCGTCTACCGCGACAACTGCAACTTCATGTGGAACAACGACAAGGACACCATCTACCTGTACAAGCCGTCGGGCCCCCGCTCCGACGTCCACTCGTACAAGGCGTCGACGAACGACCGGGACCGCAACGGGTACATCGCGTACCACGGCTGA
- a CDS encoding Nramp family divalent metal transporter, translated as MSTTTTGAVPPAPAQADPYALRAEDARPAPETFRGRLRRLGPGLILSAAVVGSGELITTTSLGARAGFALLWLVIISTAVKVWVQMELARWTILTGRPALDGFRDIGPRIGRLSWINWLWIGMDFAKMFQRGGIIGGTAAACSILLPIHGGSLSVTSLTIWAVIVTAGAVLILQTGKYHVVERVEVIGITLKTVITVGLALALPLTAFGYGSADLAEGLSFQIPAGTVGIALAMFGITGVGADEMTTYTYWCLEKGYARWTGPDDGTEERARRAEGWLKVMRLDVGVSWLICTLCTLSFYTIGASVLHPQGLVPEGNDMITTLSHMYTDVLGPWAQYLFLAGAIAVLFSVTVASSASVPRLWANTLGLLGVIDWHDVRSRTRTIRVLTWCLPPVWMCFFLWVQSPVLMVQIGGIGGGVFLLAVVIAVWRLRYTGVPPRFRANPWLTAALVISSAAIVCLGVYAVLDTLGLTPGA; from the coding sequence ATGTCCACCACCACGACCGGCGCCGTCCCCCCGGCGCCCGCGCAGGCCGACCCGTACGCCCTGCGCGCCGAAGACGCCCGCCCGGCCCCCGAGACCTTCCGCGGCCGACTGCGCCGGCTCGGTCCCGGGCTCATCCTCTCCGCGGCCGTCGTCGGCTCCGGTGAGCTGATCACCACCACCTCGCTCGGCGCCAGGGCCGGCTTCGCGCTGCTCTGGCTCGTGATCATCTCCACCGCGGTCAAGGTGTGGGTGCAGATGGAGCTGGCCCGCTGGACCATCCTCACCGGCCGCCCCGCCCTGGACGGCTTCCGTGACATCGGCCCCCGGATCGGCCGCCTGAGCTGGATCAACTGGCTCTGGATCGGCATGGACTTCGCCAAGATGTTCCAGCGCGGCGGCATCATCGGCGGTACGGCCGCCGCCTGTTCGATCCTGCTCCCGATCCACGGCGGCTCGCTCAGCGTCACGTCGCTCACCATCTGGGCGGTCATCGTCACGGCCGGCGCCGTACTCATCCTCCAGACCGGCAAGTACCACGTCGTCGAGCGGGTCGAAGTCATCGGCATCACGCTCAAGACGGTCATCACCGTCGGCCTCGCCCTGGCCCTCCCCCTCACCGCGTTCGGCTACGGCTCCGCCGACCTCGCCGAGGGCCTGAGCTTCCAGATCCCGGCGGGCACGGTGGGCATCGCCCTCGCCATGTTCGGCATCACCGGTGTCGGCGCCGACGAGATGACGACGTACACGTACTGGTGTCTGGAGAAGGGCTACGCCCGCTGGACGGGCCCCGACGACGGCACCGAGGAGCGGGCGCGACGGGCCGAGGGGTGGCTCAAGGTCATGCGCCTCGACGTGGGTGTCTCCTGGCTCATCTGCACCCTGTGCACGCTGTCCTTCTACACGATCGGCGCCTCGGTACTGCACCCGCAGGGCCTGGTCCCCGAGGGCAACGACATGATCACCACGCTCTCGCACATGTACACCGACGTGCTCGGCCCGTGGGCGCAGTACCTCTTCCTGGCCGGCGCGATCGCGGTCCTCTTCTCCGTGACGGTCGCGTCGTCGGCGAGCGTGCCACGCCTGTGGGCCAACACCCTCGGTCTGCTCGGTGTCATCGACTGGCACGACGTGCGCTCCCGCACACGCACCATCCGGGTCCTGACCTGGTGTCTGCCCCCGGTGTGGATGTGCTTCTTCCTGTGGGTGCAGTCCCCCGTCCTGATGGTCCAGATCGGTGGCATCGGCGGCGGCGTCTTCCTGCTCGCCGTCGTGATCGCGGTGTGGCGCCTGCGCTACACCGGCGTCCCGCCCCGCTTCCGCGCCAACCCCTGGCTGACCGCCGCCCTCGTGATCAGCAGCGCGGCGATCGTCTGCCTCGGGGTGTACGCGGTCCTGGACACGCTGGGCCTGACACCCGGCGCCTGA
- a CDS encoding metal-dependent hydrolase family protein — translation MSSQQLSSLRITNARLIDGTGAAPVENATLVVDAEGLIAYAGPAATAPDALPGVVTIDAAGRTLLPGFIDTHVHLGVESARQMVRRYEQDTTVEVFRTAQRLRATLDAGVTTVRDLGGLPAGYRTAVAQGLTTGPRIHTAVRILSHTGGHADFATECGFDPSSGMGEIADTPDEVRLAVRKLLRAGADVIKVCATGGMSSPYDHPDDEGLTEDEIRTVVEELARHGGRPVAAHAQGTAGILNAIRGGVTSVEHGYGMSAQARELAGERGTFVVPTLSTVFDGIDKATMEPYHYEKKIRWSGITKENISAAIAEGVKIAMGTDAAMVPHGRNLRELTHLVALGMTPLQAITTGTRSAAELLGLEAEIGTLEAGKRADLVLCEGDPLADIALLADPANVVLVAQGGTLRKNGLGT, via the coding sequence ATGAGTTCCCAACAGCTTTCCTCGCTCCGTATCACCAACGCCCGCCTGATCGACGGCACCGGCGCCGCGCCCGTCGAGAACGCCACGCTCGTCGTCGACGCCGAGGGCCTCATCGCCTACGCGGGGCCCGCCGCGACGGCGCCGGACGCCCTGCCCGGCGTAGTCACCATCGACGCCGCAGGCCGCACCCTGCTCCCCGGCTTCATCGACACCCACGTCCACCTCGGTGTCGAGTCCGCCCGCCAGATGGTGCGCCGTTACGAGCAGGACACCACGGTCGAGGTGTTCCGCACCGCGCAGCGGCTGCGCGCCACCCTCGACGCGGGTGTCACCACGGTCCGCGACCTGGGCGGCCTGCCCGCCGGCTACCGCACGGCCGTGGCCCAGGGACTCACCACGGGACCGCGCATCCACACGGCGGTCCGCATCCTCAGTCACACCGGCGGCCACGCCGACTTCGCCACCGAGTGCGGCTTCGACCCGAGCTCCGGGATGGGCGAGATCGCCGACACCCCGGACGAGGTGCGGCTCGCCGTGCGCAAGCTGCTGCGCGCGGGCGCCGATGTCATCAAGGTGTGTGCCACGGGCGGCATGTCGAGCCCCTACGACCACCCCGACGACGAGGGCCTGACCGAGGACGAGATCCGTACCGTCGTCGAGGAGTTGGCCCGACACGGCGGCCGCCCGGTCGCCGCGCACGCGCAGGGCACGGCGGGCATCCTCAACGCGATCCGCGGCGGTGTCACCAGCGTCGAGCACGGCTACGGCATGTCGGCGCAGGCCCGCGAACTCGCGGGCGAGCGGGGCACGTTCGTCGTCCCGACGCTCTCCACGGTCTTCGACGGCATCGACAAGGCCACGATGGAGCCGTACCACTACGAGAAGAAGATCCGCTGGTCCGGGATCACCAAGGAGAACATCTCCGCGGCGATCGCCGAGGGCGTGAAGATCGCCATGGGCACGGACGCGGCGATGGTGCCGCACGGCCGCAACCTGCGCGAGCTCACCCACCTCGTGGCCCTCGGCATGACACCGCTGCAGGCGATCACCACCGGCACCCGCTCCGCCGCCGAACTCCTGGGCCTGGAAGCCGAGATCGGCACGCTGGAGGCGGGCAAGCGGGCCGACCTGGTGCTGTGCGAGGGCGACCCGCTCGCGGACATCGCGCTGCTCGCCGACCCGGCGAACGTCGTCCTCGTCGCGCAGGGCGGCACACTGCGCAAGAACGGACTCGGGACATGA
- the pdxA gene encoding 4-hydroxythreonine-4-phosphate dehydrogenase PdxA: MSPDLPQLPLIAVTMGDGAGVGPEVVVAALLDEAVLGRCRPVVIGDAARLREAARILNLECEVAAVDHPRDAVFTPGRVNVVDLALLPADLPWGKLSEVAGDAAYEFVKRAAELALAGDVQGICTAPLNKEALHAAGHIYPGHTELLAHLTGTEEVSMMLSTEKVKVIHVTTHIGLIDAVNRIEPGLVERTVRRGHEAMVRAGTPNPVIGVCGINPHAGENGLFGYGEEAEKIEPALEKLKAAGVDARGPLPADTAFFLASRGDYDLIVAMYHDQGHGPVKVLGIEAGVNLTVGLPVIRTSVDHGTAFDIAGTGKAEAGSMVEALRQAAEMATAS, from the coding sequence ATGAGCCCCGACCTGCCCCAACTCCCGCTCATCGCCGTCACGATGGGCGACGGCGCCGGCGTCGGCCCCGAGGTCGTCGTCGCCGCACTGCTCGATGAGGCGGTCCTCGGACGCTGCCGCCCCGTCGTCATCGGCGACGCGGCGCGGCTGCGCGAGGCGGCCCGCATCCTGAACCTGGAGTGCGAGGTGGCCGCGGTCGACCACCCCCGCGACGCGGTCTTCACGCCCGGCCGCGTGAACGTCGTCGACCTCGCCCTGCTCCCCGCCGACCTGCCCTGGGGCAAGCTCTCCGAGGTCGCGGGCGACGCGGCGTACGAGTTCGTGAAGCGCGCCGCCGAACTCGCGCTCGCGGGAGACGTCCAGGGCATCTGCACGGCCCCGCTCAACAAGGAGGCCCTGCACGCCGCCGGACACATCTACCCCGGACACACCGAACTCCTGGCACACCTCACCGGCACCGAAGAGGTGTCGATGATGCTGTCCACGGAGAAAGTCAAGGTCATCCACGTGACCACGCACATCGGCCTCATCGACGCGGTCAACCGCATCGAGCCGGGCCTCGTCGAGCGCACCGTGCGCCGCGGCCACGAGGCGATGGTCCGCGCCGGAACCCCGAATCCCGTCATCGGCGTCTGCGGCATCAACCCGCACGCGGGCGAGAACGGCCTGTTCGGCTACGGCGAGGAGGCGGAGAAGATCGAACCGGCCCTGGAGAAGCTGAAGGCCGCGGGCGTGGACGCACGGGGCCCGCTCCCCGCCGACACCGCCTTCTTCCTCGCCTCGCGCGGCGATTACGACCTCATCGTGGCGATGTACCACGACCAGGGACACGGCCCCGTGAAGGTCCTCGGCATCGAGGCGGGCGTGAACCTGACGGTCGGCCTGCCCGTGATCCGCACGTCCGTCGACCACGGCACCGCGTTCGACATCGCGGGAACCGGCAAGGCCGAGGCCGGTAGCATGGTCGAGGCCCTTCGCCAGGCGGCCGAGATGGCCACAGCGTCGTAG